A window from Candidatus Methylomirabilota bacterium encodes these proteins:
- a CDS encoding DUF3501 family protein gives MDKIRLADVVNFFEYEKVREARRARIIEVKRRRRVGVGRYLSFVFENRETVLFQIQEMCRAERIAAEDKVQEEIDVYNALLPEPSELSATMFIEVEDMARIKPTLDRLAGIDRGQCVWLQIGREFAVPGQFEAGHSDEEKGKLAAVHFVRFRFSPEAVRAFPKSEVYLVVEHPAERARTRLEPEVIAALAQDLAG, from the coding sequence ATGGACAAGATTCGCCTCGCCGACGTCGTCAACTTCTTCGAGTACGAGAAGGTCCGGGAGGCGCGCCGCGCCCGGATCATCGAGGTCAAGCGCCGCCGCCGCGTCGGCGTCGGCCGTTACCTCTCCTTCGTCTTCGAGAATCGCGAGACCGTGCTCTTCCAGATCCAGGAGATGTGCCGCGCCGAGCGGATCGCCGCCGAGGACAAGGTGCAGGAGGAGATCGACGTCTACAACGCGCTCCTGCCCGAGCCGAGCGAGCTGTCCGCCACGATGTTCATCGAGGTCGAGGACATGGCGCGGATCAAGCCGACCCTGGACCGCCTGGCCGGCATCGACCGCGGCCAATGCGTGTGGCTGCAGATCGGCCGTGAGTTCGCGGTGCCCGGCCAGTTCGAGGCCGGCCACTCCGACGAGGAGAAGGGCAAGCTCGCCGCCGTGCACTTCGTGCGGTTCCGCTTCTCTCCGGAAGCGGTCCGCGCGTTCCCGAAGTCCGAGGTATACCTGGTCGTCGAGCATCCCGCGGAGCGGGCGCGCACCCGCCTCGAGCCCGAGGTCATCGCCGCGCTCGCCCAGGACCTCGCCGGGTGA
- a CDS encoding cytochrome c — translation MSGGGGARTAVALALLLAGCGDQPTPPPEKKESAPAPASSSAPASSVIGTVGSADKGKQVWLGQCIACHNPDPTKDGPIGPAVKGASRALVEARVVRGEYPAGYTPKRPTKVMPPRPDLAQNVADLAAYLQ, via the coding sequence GTGAGCGGCGGCGGCGGCGCGCGCACGGCGGTCGCTCTCGCGCTGCTCCTCGCCGGCTGCGGGGATCAGCCGACGCCGCCTCCCGAGAAGAAGGAAAGCGCCCCCGCCCCCGCGAGCTCCTCCGCGCCCGCGAGCTCGGTCATCGGCACCGTCGGCTCCGCCGACAAGGGCAAGCAGGTCTGGCTGGGGCAGTGCATTGCCTGCCACAATCCCGACCCCACGAAGGACGGGCCGATCGGCCCCGCGGTCAAGGGCGCGTCGCGCGCATTGGTCGAGGCGCGCGTGGTGCGCGGGGAGTATCCTGCCGGCTACACGCCGAAGCGCCCCACCAAGGTCATGCCGCCGCGGCCCGATCTCGCCCAGAACGTGGCCGACCTCGCGGCGTATCTCCAGTGA
- a CDS encoding urate hydroxylase PuuD, protein MALMSEAGWLFLLRWIHFLSGITWIGLLYYFNFVQTPFFAETEAPVRTGAQQKLLPRAMWWFRWGAMITFISGWLYLLHWWIGKVGFAAGVGAWAILLGGLLGSIMWANVWFIIHPKQKIVIQNALDVGAGKPANPAAAPAGARAGLASRTNTMLSIPMLFFMGAASHLQTLGMPRSGVVFWVGAVIVMLLVEINCLKGTPGKGAAKPLATVSGTLWAGFILAAVFYLWFEVMRG, encoded by the coding sequence ATGGCACTCATGTCCGAAGCTGGCTGGCTCTTCCTCCTACGCTGGATCCATTTCCTCTCCGGCATCACCTGGATCGGGCTGCTCTACTACTTCAACTTCGTCCAGACGCCGTTCTTCGCGGAGACGGAGGCGCCGGTGCGGACGGGGGCGCAGCAGAAGCTCCTGCCGCGCGCGATGTGGTGGTTCCGGTGGGGCGCGATGATCACGTTCATCAGCGGCTGGCTCTACCTCCTGCACTGGTGGATCGGCAAGGTCGGCTTCGCGGCGGGCGTGGGGGCGTGGGCGATCCTCCTCGGCGGCCTCCTCGGCTCCATCATGTGGGCCAACGTGTGGTTCATCATCCACCCCAAGCAGAAGATCGTGATCCAGAACGCGCTCGACGTCGGGGCCGGGAAGCCGGCGAATCCCGCCGCGGCGCCCGCGGGGGCGCGGGCGGGGCTGGCGTCCCGTACGAACACGATGCTCTCGATCCCCATGCTGTTCTTCATGGGAGCGGCCAGCCATCTCCAGACGCTCGGCATGCCGCGCTCGGGCGTGGTGTTCTGGGTCGGCGCGGTCATCGTCATGCTGCTGGTGGAGATCAACTGCCTCAAGGGCACGCCGGGCAAGGGCGCCGCGAAGCCCCTCGCCACCGTGTCCGGCACGCTGTGGGCGGGCTTCATCCTCGCCGCGGTCTTCTACCTCTGGTTCGAGGTCATGCGCGGGTAG